In Cytobacillus oceanisediminis, the following proteins share a genomic window:
- a CDS encoding PepSY domain-containing protein, producing MNKKFAVISLAGAVLLGGAVAAGAADTNGKGSTGSKKEAVQDLITVEEAKKIALSEAEGRVESIELERANGNQYYEIDIENGKEDFDIKINALDGKVISFNKERDDDDDNDQSEKEVNGENIISEQKAIEIAEKEVNGTMKEIEIDEDDGQILYEVELQTNKGEADVDIDAETGKVLKVELGD from the coding sequence ATGAACAAAAAATTTGCAGTTATTTCTTTGGCAGGAGCTGTATTGCTGGGTGGTGCTGTTGCAGCAGGTGCAGCAGATACGAATGGAAAAGGAAGCACTGGGAGTAAAAAAGAAGCAGTACAGGATTTGATTACTGTTGAAGAAGCGAAAAAGATTGCTCTTTCTGAAGCAGAGGGAAGAGTAGAGAGCATTGAATTGGAAAGAGCAAATGGCAATCAGTATTATGAAATTGATATTGAGAACGGGAAAGAAGATTTCGATATTAAAATTAATGCCTTAGATGGTAAAGTTATTTCATTTAATAAAGAGCGAGACGACGATGATGACAATGATCAGTCCGAAAAAGAGGTAAATGGAGAAAATATAATCTCCGAACAAAAGGCTATTGAAATAGCTGAAAAAGAGGTTAATGGAACGATGAAAGAAATTGAAATAGATGAAGACGATGGTCAAATCCTATATGAAGTTGAACTGCAAACAAATAAAGGCGAAGCAGATGTTGATATTGATGCTGAAACAGGAAAAGTATTAAAAGTCGAATTGGGTGACTAA
- a CDS encoding SpoVR family protein, whose translation MREEENKSLEYAIQEITEIANGFGLDYYPMRYEICPAEIIYTFGAYGMPTRFSHWSFGKQFHKMKLHYDLGLSKIYELVINSDPCYAFLLDSNALIQNKLIVAHVLAHCDFFKNNVRFQNTKRDMVESMAATAERIRQYEIEFGKKEVETFLDAVLAIEEHIDPSIMRPKLAWSTEDEYESSGDTAASSPYDDLWGLDERNKKHEPKKKKKKFPPKPEKDLLLFIESYSRELTDWQRDILTMMREEMLYFWPQLETKIMNEGWASYWHQRILREMDLTSAEALEFAKLNAGVVQPSRTGINPYYLGLKIFEDIEERYNNPTEEMKRRGVVPGSGREKMFEVREIESDISFLRNYLTKDLVMREDMYLFQKQGKDYKIVDKQWEHVRDQLVSMRVNGGFPYLTVNDGDYMKNGELYLKHWFEGVELDLKYLEKVLPYVYQLWGRGVHMETIVEGKNMLFTYDGKSIHRKYL comes from the coding sequence ATGCGAGAAGAAGAAAATAAGTCATTGGAATATGCCATTCAGGAAATTACTGAAATTGCAAATGGGTTTGGCTTGGACTATTACCCGATGAGGTATGAAATCTGTCCTGCAGAAATCATTTATACATTCGGGGCTTATGGCATGCCGACCAGGTTTTCGCATTGGAGCTTTGGAAAACAGTTTCATAAGATGAAGCTGCATTATGATTTAGGATTATCAAAAATTTATGAGCTCGTAATCAATTCGGATCCTTGCTACGCGTTTCTGCTCGATTCCAATGCCCTTATTCAGAACAAATTAATTGTTGCTCATGTTTTAGCACACTGCGATTTCTTTAAAAATAATGTCCGTTTTCAAAACACAAAGAGGGACATGGTAGAGAGCATGGCTGCAACTGCCGAAAGAATCAGGCAATATGAAATTGAGTTTGGGAAGAAGGAAGTGGAAACTTTCCTTGATGCAGTGCTGGCAATTGAAGAACATATTGATCCGTCTATTATGAGGCCGAAGCTAGCCTGGAGTACGGAAGATGAATATGAAAGCAGCGGTGATACGGCAGCATCTAGCCCTTATGATGATTTATGGGGGTTGGATGAAAGGAACAAAAAGCATGAGCCAAAGAAGAAGAAAAAGAAATTCCCTCCAAAACCCGAAAAGGATTTACTGTTATTTATTGAAAGCTACAGCAGGGAGCTCACCGACTGGCAGCGGGATATTTTAACTATGATGCGGGAAGAAATGCTCTATTTTTGGCCGCAGCTCGAAACAAAAATCATGAATGAGGGATGGGCTTCCTATTGGCATCAGCGTATTTTAAGGGAAATGGATTTGACATCTGCAGAAGCGCTTGAATTTGCCAAATTGAATGCAGGAGTGGTTCAGCCGTCCAGAACCGGAATCAATCCATATTATCTGGGCCTGAAAATTTTCGAAGATATTGAAGAGAGGTATAACAATCCGACGGAGGAAATGAAGAGGCGCGGTGTAGTGCCAGGTTCGGGCAGGGAGAAAATGTTTGAGGTCCGTGAGATCGAGTCAGATATATCTTTTTTAAGAAATTATTTAACAAAAGACCTTGTCATGAGAGAAGACATGTATCTATTCCAAAAACAGGGAAAGGATTATAAGATTGTTGATAAACAGTGGGAGCATGTTCGTGATCAGCTTGTCAGCATGCGCGTAAATGGAGGTTTCCCGTATTTGACGGTTAATGACGGCGATTATATGAAGAATGGGGAGCTGTATCTAAAGCACTGGTTTGAAGGAGTGGAGCTTGATCTTAAATATCTTGAAAAAGTACTCCCATACGTATACCAGCTTTGGGGCAGAGGAGTCCACATGGAAACCATTGTTGAAGGCAAAAATATGCTTTTCACTTACGATGGGAAGAGCATTCATAGAAAATACTTATAA
- a CDS encoding metal-sensitive transcriptional regulator: MVYDERSKNRIKRAEGQLRGILKMMEDEKDCKSVITQLTASRSAIDKAIAVIVSQNLEQCIIENAEKGTANSSIIEEAVNLLVKSR; the protein is encoded by the coding sequence TTGGTATACGATGAAAGATCAAAAAACCGAATCAAAAGAGCTGAGGGACAGCTAAGGGGTATTTTAAAAATGATGGAAGATGAGAAGGATTGCAAATCTGTTATTACTCAACTAACTGCATCCCGTTCTGCGATTGATAAAGCAATCGCGGTTATTGTTAGTCAAAATCTTGAACAGTGTATTATAGAAAATGCTGAAAAAGGTACAGCAAATTCAAGCATTATTGAAGAGGCCGTCAACTTACTTGTTAAAAGCAGATAA
- a CDS encoding rhodanese-like domain-containing protein has product MTIVNGVIIALLIILLVRKLIPVKGVRQMTPAQLQNEIKDKNKQCIDVRTPAEFKRFHVPGFVNMPLHQLTQKMSQLSKDQEVVVMCQSGMRSSKASKILKKEGFKNITNIRGGLSAWR; this is encoded by the coding sequence ATGACCATTGTAAATGGAGTTATTATTGCTCTTCTTATTATCCTTTTAGTTCGAAAATTGATTCCAGTTAAAGGAGTCAGGCAGATGACACCTGCTCAGCTGCAAAACGAAATAAAGGACAAAAACAAGCAATGCATTGATGTTAGAACACCTGCAGAGTTTAAACGATTCCATGTTCCGGGATTTGTCAATATGCCTCTTCATCAGCTTACCCAGAAAATGAGCCAGCTTTCAAAGGATCAGGAAGTAGTTGTCATGTGCCAAAGTGGAATGAGAAGCAGCAAAGCGAGCAAAATCCTGAAGAAAGAAGGCTTTAAAAATATAACAAATATCAGAGGCGGACTGAGCGCCTGGAGATAA
- a CDS encoding rhodanese-like domain-containing protein, whose translation MKTMTAKDVEQKLAAGKPLNLIDVREVDEVKEGKIPSAIHIPLGLIEFRMHELDKNKEYVMVCRSGSRSGLAARFLESQGFSVINMSGGMMNWEGPIE comes from the coding sequence ATGAAAACTATGACTGCAAAGGATGTAGAGCAGAAGTTAGCTGCCGGGAAACCTTTGAATTTAATCGATGTGCGTGAGGTGGATGAGGTTAAGGAAGGGAAGATTCCATCAGCCATTCATATTCCGCTTGGATTAATTGAATTCCGCATGCATGAACTGGATAAAAATAAAGAATATGTAATGGTTTGCAGATCAGGCAGCCGCAGTGGACTAGCTGCCCGCTTTCTAGAAAGCCAGGGTTTTAGCGTGATCAATATGAGCGGCGGTATGATGAACTGGGAAGGCCCCATAGAATAA
- a CDS encoding DsrE/DsrF/DrsH-like family protein has translation MEKKKTTIVLFSGDYDKVMAAYIIANGAAAYDHEVTIFHTFWGLNALRKDEPIQVKKSFMEKMFGKMMPRGPEKMGLSKMNMAGMGPKMIKDIMKKHNTMPVKDLIEMAKEQDIKLVACQMTVDLLGFKPDEIIDGVEYAGVAAYLADAEDGNVNLFI, from the coding sequence ATGGAAAAGAAGAAGACAACAATTGTTCTATTCAGCGGAGATTATGACAAGGTGATGGCAGCTTATATCATTGCGAATGGAGCAGCTGCTTATGACCATGAGGTAACGATCTTTCACACTTTTTGGGGACTGAATGCTCTAAGGAAAGATGAGCCTATCCAAGTGAAAAAATCATTTATGGAAAAAATGTTTGGAAAAATGATGCCTAGAGGTCCTGAAAAAATGGGTCTTTCAAAAATGAATATGGCTGGCATGGGTCCTAAAATGATTAAAGATATTATGAAAAAGCACAACACGATGCCAGTAAAAGATTTGATTGAAATGGCAAAAGAACAGGATATTAAGCTGGTAGCCTGTCAGATGACAGTTGATCTTCTAGGCTTCAAACCAGATGAAATTATTGATGGCGTTGAATATGCTGGTGTAGCAGCGTACCTGGCAGATGCAGAAGATGGAAATGTAAACTTATTCATCTAA
- a CDS encoding sulfurtransferase TusA family protein — protein sequence MKTLKANFTVDAKGLACPMPIVRTKKAINNLNAGEVLEVLATDKGSKADIQAWSKSSGHQYLGTIEEGDVLKHYIRKASENEEREAVNFEIIASNEDLQRELESNTEIVVLDVREPAEYAFGHIPNAISIPFGELEERMGELNKDKKIYVVCRTGSRSDMASQALTEKGFSHIINVVPGMSDWNGPTETKVN from the coding sequence ATGAAAACATTAAAAGCAAACTTTACGGTAGATGCAAAAGGCCTTGCTTGCCCAATGCCAATTGTAAGAACAAAAAAAGCAATTAATAATTTAAACGCTGGTGAAGTACTTGAGGTCCTTGCAACTGATAAAGGTTCAAAGGCAGATATTCAGGCCTGGTCAAAAAGTTCAGGACATCAATATCTTGGGACAATTGAAGAAGGGGATGTGCTAAAGCACTATATCCGCAAAGCAAGTGAAAATGAAGAGCGCGAAGCAGTAAATTTTGAGATTATTGCTTCTAACGAAGATCTGCAAAGAGAACTTGAATCAAATACAGAGATTGTCGTTCTTGATGTAAGGGAACCGGCAGAATATGCATTTGGACATATTCCAAACGCTATTTCCATTCCTTTTGGCGAACTTGAAGAACGAATGGGCGAGCTGAATAAAGATAAAAAGATTTATGTAGTATGCCGTACAGGCAGCCGCAGTGATATGGCTTCACAGGCATTAACCGAAAAAGGCTTCTCCCACATAATTAATGTAGTGCCGGGAATGTCTGATTGGAATGGACCGACAGAAACTAAAGTGAACTAA
- a CDS encoding MBL fold metallo-hydrolase, with protein sequence MKAMTAKEVTKKVIQNEELFILDVRNESDFNDWKIEGKNFEYMNVPYFDLLDGVESILDKIPADKELLIVCAKEGSSVMIAEMLEEAGREASYLKGGMKAWSEHLEPVKVGDLKHGGEMYQFVRIGKGCLSYMVISNGEAAIVDATRMTEVFTDFAAEKNAVIKHVFDTHLHADHISGGRKIAEKTGASYWLPPKDAEEVTFDYKSLDDGNEVMIGSTKISIQAIYSPGHTIGSTSFVVDDQYLLSGDILFIDSIGRPDLAGKAGDWAGDLRETLYKRYKELSSELVVMPAHFMIIDELNEDGSVSEKLGTLFAENHGLNIDDEGEFRKLVSENLPPQPNAYQEIRETNMGKISPDEEKQREMEIGPNRCAVR encoded by the coding sequence ATGAAAGCAATGACTGCTAAAGAAGTAACAAAAAAAGTTATTCAAAATGAAGAGCTATTTATACTGGATGTGCGCAATGAAAGTGACTTTAATGATTGGAAGATTGAAGGAAAAAACTTTGAATACATGAATGTTCCCTACTTCGATCTTCTTGATGGAGTAGAGTCAATTCTGGATAAAATTCCAGCTGATAAAGAACTTTTAATCGTTTGTGCAAAAGAAGGATCTTCTGTCATGATTGCAGAAATGCTTGAGGAAGCTGGACGAGAGGCATCTTACCTGAAGGGCGGAATGAAAGCATGGAGCGAACACCTTGAGCCTGTTAAAGTAGGAGACTTGAAGCACGGGGGCGAAATGTACCAATTTGTCCGCATTGGTAAAGGGTGTCTATCATATATGGTTATTTCTAATGGGGAAGCGGCGATAGTCGATGCAACAAGAATGACTGAGGTATTCACTGACTTTGCTGCTGAAAAGAATGCTGTAATCAAGCATGTTTTTGATACACACCTCCATGCTGACCATATCTCAGGGGGAAGAAAAATTGCTGAAAAAACTGGTGCTTCATACTGGCTTCCTCCTAAGGATGCTGAAGAAGTAACATTTGATTACAAAAGTCTTGATGATGGAAACGAAGTAATGATTGGTTCTACTAAGATCAGTATTCAAGCTATTTATTCACCAGGCCATACAATTGGATCAACATCATTTGTGGTAGATGATCAATACCTTCTATCAGGCGATATTCTATTCATCGATTCAATTGGCCGACCGGACCTTGCAGGAAAAGCCGGTGACTGGGCTGGCGATTTAAGGGAGACACTTTATAAGCGTTATAAAGAGCTATCAAGTGAATTAGTTGTTATGCCTGCACACTTCATGATCATTGATGAGTTAAATGAAGATGGCAGTGTTTCTGAGAAACTTGGCACATTATTTGCTGAGAATCATGGATTAAATATTGATGACGAAGGAGAATTCAGAAAATTAGTTTCTGAGAACCTTCCTCCTCAGCCAAATGCTTATCAGGAAATCCGTGAAACAAATATGGGTAAAATCAGCCCGGATGAAGAAAAACAGAGAGAGATGGAAATCGGTCCTAACCGCTGTGCTGTAAGATAA
- a CDS encoding sulfurtransferase TusA family protein, with translation MNAAKVLDAKGLACPMPIVKTKKAIGEIESGQVLEVHTTDKGAVKDLAAWTESTGHELLKHEDDNGILKFWIKKG, from the coding sequence ATGAACGCAGCAAAAGTACTGGATGCAAAAGGCTTAGCTTGTCCAATGCCAATCGTAAAAACAAAGAAAGCAATTGGGGAAATCGAATCAGGCCAGGTGCTTGAAGTTCATACAACCGACAAAGGCGCAGTTAAAGACTTGGCTGCCTGGACAGAGTCAACAGGACATGAGCTTTTAAAACATGAGGATGACAACGGAATTTTAAAGTTCTGGATAAAAAAAGGCTAA
- a CDS encoding sulfite exporter TauE/SafE family protein, which produces MDLTFLIVIFLIGFIGSYISGMVGIGGSIIKYPMLLYIPPLFGLAAFSAHEVSGISAVQVFFATIGGVWAYRKGGYLNKTLIIYMGSAILIGSLIGSYGSRFMTEGGINLVYGVLALIAAVMMFVPKKGLDDIPLDQVKFNKWLAAFFALIVGIGAGIVGAAGAFLLVPIMLVVLKIPTRMTIATSLAITFISSIGSTAGKLATGQVDYIPAAIMIIASLIASPLGAAAGKRVNTKILQVILAVLILATSIKIWMDIL; this is translated from the coding sequence ATGGATTTAACCTTTTTAATCGTTATATTTTTAATTGGTTTTATCGGGTCTTACATTTCCGGCATGGTAGGAATTGGCGGCTCAATCATTAAATACCCTATGCTTTTATACATTCCGCCATTATTTGGATTAGCTGCTTTTTCTGCTCACGAAGTATCCGGAATCAGTGCAGTACAGGTGTTTTTTGCAACAATCGGGGGCGTCTGGGCTTACAGAAAAGGTGGATACCTGAATAAAACACTAATTATTTATATGGGTTCAGCAATACTAATCGGAAGTTTAATCGGAAGCTATGGTTCAAGGTTTATGACTGAGGGCGGCATCAATCTTGTATATGGTGTATTAGCTTTAATTGCCGCAGTCATGATGTTCGTGCCGAAAAAAGGCTTGGATGATATACCTTTGGATCAAGTAAAGTTCAATAAATGGCTTGCAGCCTTTTTTGCTTTGATTGTCGGCATCGGAGCTGGAATCGTAGGTGCAGCAGGTGCATTTTTACTGGTTCCTATTATGCTGGTTGTATTGAAGATCCCTACAAGGATGACGATTGCGACATCACTGGCCATCACGTTTATTTCATCGATTGGATCTACAGCTGGCAAATTGGCAACCGGCCAGGTGGACTATATTCCTGCTGCCATAATGATAATTGCCAGCTTAATTGCTTCTCCATTAGGAGCTGCTGCAGGAAAAAGAGTAAATACAAAAATCCTCCAAGTCATTTTGGCTGTTTTAATTCTGGCAACATCAATCAAAATCTGGATGGATATTTTATAA
- a CDS encoding YitT family protein, protein MNVSLETAVEANVHKGLTKGKLAKRIFFIILGAILMGVGIEEFLVPNKILDGGIVGISIILSHLSGWKLGWFIFTLNIPFFYIGYKQIGKTFALSTLLGIAVLSATTLLLHDVPVFTEDLLLATVFGGIVLGVGVGMVIRYGGSLDGTEILAILVNKKLPFSVGEIIMFFNIFIFATAGFVFGWNRAMYSILAYFIAFKTIDVVISGLDESKSAWIISDQHKVIGEAIMARLGRGVTYLNGEGAYTGDDKKVIFCVITRLEEAKLKSIVEEIDPSAFLAVADIAEVRGGRFKKKAIH, encoded by the coding sequence ATGAACGTTTCACTCGAAACTGCTGTTGAAGCAAATGTACATAAAGGATTGACTAAAGGCAAGCTTGCAAAAAGGATTTTCTTCATCATACTTGGAGCCATACTTATGGGTGTCGGAATCGAAGAATTCCTAGTGCCCAATAAAATTCTGGATGGCGGAATAGTAGGAATCTCCATTATCCTCTCTCACTTGTCCGGCTGGAAACTCGGCTGGTTTATTTTCACCTTAAATATTCCATTTTTTTACATAGGGTATAAACAGATAGGGAAAACCTTTGCATTGTCTACATTGCTGGGCATTGCGGTATTATCAGCCACCACCCTCCTCTTGCATGATGTTCCCGTATTTACAGAGGACTTGCTGTTAGCAACAGTATTTGGCGGCATTGTTCTTGGCGTTGGGGTCGGAATGGTAATCAGATATGGGGGATCTTTAGATGGAACTGAGATACTGGCCATTCTGGTAAATAAAAAACTCCCGTTCTCTGTCGGGGAAATCATTATGTTTTTCAATATCTTCATTTTTGCTACTGCAGGCTTTGTTTTCGGCTGGAACCGGGCCATGTACTCAATCCTTGCATATTTCATTGCTTTCAAGACAATTGATGTTGTCATCAGCGGACTGGATGAATCCAAATCCGCCTGGATCATCAGCGACCAGCATAAGGTAATCGGCGAAGCGATTATGGCCCGGCTGGGACGAGGCGTTACCTACTTAAATGGGGAAGGCGCATACACTGGGGATGACAAAAAAGTAATTTTTTGTGTCATAACCAGACTTGAAGAAGCAAAATTAAAATCCATTGTCGAAGAAATAGATCCGAGTGCTTTTTTAGCAGTTGCTGATATTGCTGAAGTGAGAGGCGGCAGATTTAAAAAGAAAGCCATCCACTAA
- a CDS encoding YihY/virulence factor BrkB family protein, with product MHKVIQFGKKLGKEFKNDRATGLAAEQAYYYMLSIFPLLILLISIVPYLSLDPQKALSYLQSVMPSDSFNVIEDNVVDIITKPNGGLLTFGIIGTLWSASNGMQAFIRAMNDAFDVEETRSFIKSRLISIGLTLGLLAAFIIAMVLPVFGKVIMNFVENFINIPDGMQILINVLRWAIAFVIMVTVLAILYKVAPNKHFPFKQVLPGAIAATVMWQLISFGLSFYVSNFGNYSATYGSLGGVIVLMLWFFLTGLVLVIGGEISALYHRNNTFKPGSGMKDDKENPKVQTDAEAYRTLSLK from the coding sequence ATGCATAAGGTTATTCAATTTGGCAAGAAGCTCGGAAAGGAATTTAAGAATGATCGGGCAACCGGGCTTGCAGCCGAACAAGCCTATTATTATATGCTCTCCATTTTTCCTTTGTTAATCCTGCTTATCTCCATTGTTCCATATCTTTCACTGGATCCTCAAAAAGCATTATCATACTTACAGAGTGTAATGCCGTCAGATTCATTTAATGTTATTGAAGATAATGTAGTAGATATCATTACGAAGCCGAACGGCGGACTGCTGACGTTCGGTATCATAGGTACTTTATGGTCAGCTTCTAATGGAATGCAGGCTTTCATAAGAGCCATGAATGACGCCTTTGATGTGGAGGAAACGAGGTCATTTATAAAATCAAGACTGATATCCATAGGTTTGACTCTGGGTTTGCTCGCAGCATTCATCATTGCTATGGTTCTTCCCGTTTTCGGAAAAGTCATCATGAACTTTGTTGAGAATTTTATTAATATACCTGATGGGATGCAGATACTGATCAATGTATTGAGATGGGCCATTGCTTTTGTGATCATGGTTACAGTCCTGGCTATCCTTTATAAGGTGGCACCGAATAAACATTTTCCTTTCAAACAGGTATTGCCAGGTGCTATAGCCGCAACGGTTATGTGGCAGCTTATATCTTTTGGCTTGTCCTTTTATGTAAGCAATTTTGGGAATTATTCCGCCACATATGGAAGCCTTGGCGGAGTCATTGTCTTGATGCTATGGTTCTTTTTAACCGGACTTGTCCTTGTCATTGGCGGGGAAATCAGTGCCCTCTATCACAGAAATAATACATTCAAGCCGGGCAGCGGAATGAAAGATGACAAAGAAAATCCCAAGGTACAAACAGATGCAGAAGCATATCGTACACTTTCATTAAAATAG